The following proteins are encoded in a genomic region of Natrarchaeobius halalkaliphilus:
- a CDS encoding GDP-mannose 4,6-dehydratase codes for MTNVLVTGGAGFIGSHLAASLLEAGHTVTVLDPLDPYYDLRIKTHNLERCREIGGDCFQFIDGSITDEELVHSVVSSHDIEVVYHQAAQAGVRTSVENPKKPHEINTTGLLTLLLAADEHGVHRFVNASSSSVYGEVEYLPYDEDHQTVPRSPYGVTKLTGEHYCRLWNEIYDVPTVSLRYFTVYGPRMRPNMAITNFTSRCLNGDPPIVYGDGQQSRDFTYIDDIVDANLSLLETSDCDGEVVNVGSTRTITIEELANHVIAETNAAVGIEYADAREADARHTHADVTKAGELLDYEPTTGIRDGVSQFVDWYRSNREWYEPLVFASRAGESSPSQTS; via the coding sequence ATGACGAACGTTCTCGTTACCGGCGGTGCCGGATTCATCGGCTCGCACCTCGCCGCGTCGCTTCTCGAGGCGGGCCACACCGTTACCGTCCTCGATCCGCTCGATCCGTACTACGATCTCCGAATCAAAACGCACAATCTCGAACGGTGTCGCGAGATCGGCGGTGATTGCTTCCAGTTCATCGACGGATCGATCACCGACGAAGAACTCGTTCACTCGGTCGTTTCGAGTCACGATATCGAGGTCGTCTACCACCAGGCTGCTCAGGCGGGCGTTCGAACGAGCGTCGAGAACCCGAAAAAACCCCACGAGATCAACACGACCGGGCTGCTTACGCTCTTGCTCGCGGCCGATGAACACGGCGTCCACCGGTTCGTGAACGCGTCGTCCTCGTCGGTCTACGGCGAGGTGGAGTACTTACCATACGACGAGGACCACCAGACGGTTCCACGAAGTCCCTACGGCGTGACCAAGCTCACCGGCGAACATTATTGTCGTCTCTGGAACGAGATCTACGACGTTCCGACCGTAAGCCTCCGTTACTTTACGGTGTACGGTCCACGGATGCGTCCGAATATGGCGATTACCAACTTCACCTCGAGGTGTCTCAACGGGGATCCGCCGATCGTCTACGGGGATGGCCAGCAGAGCCGCGATTTCACCTATATCGACGATATCGTCGATGCGAACCTCAGTTTGCTCGAGACGTCCGACTGTGACGGCGAGGTCGTAAACGTCGGCTCGACGCGGACGATCACGATCGAAGAACTCGCAAACCACGTCATCGCTGAAACGAACGCCGCGGTCGGGATCGAGTATGCGGACGCCAGAGAAGCCGATGCACGCCACACACACGCCGACGTTACGAAAGCTGGTGAGTTACTCGATTACGAACCGACGACCGGAATTCGCGACGGCGTTTCGCAGTTCGTCGACTGGTACCGTTCGAATCGTGAGTGGTACGAGCCGCTGGTCTTCGCATCACGGGCGGGAGAGTCCTCGCCGTCCCAGACGTCGTAA